One Alicyclobacillus acidoterrestris DNA window includes the following coding sequences:
- a CDS encoding DUF47 domain-containing protein yields the protein MAKRSTQLFSFLVEIAENIQTATETFEKELSSTTDFGSLATRMKTYEETGDDLIGRLITLLNNTYITPLEREDFVELAVTMDDIIDGIYAVTVRFNLYNIKEITPTMREFAKDIRESAVEITEAIRKLHDRKLVQIRDHIKALNVLEKHADQLLVAALRTLFAEYTDALEVIKLKEVYEILEDVTDRCEDVADVLESVILKNA from the coding sequence TTGGCAAAGCGCAGCACGCAACTATTTTCGTTCCTGGTCGAAATTGCCGAAAACATTCAAACGGCGACGGAGACGTTTGAGAAGGAACTGTCATCGACAACCGATTTTGGCTCACTGGCCACGCGGATGAAGACGTACGAAGAGACGGGCGATGACCTGATTGGACGCCTCATCACCTTGCTCAATAACACTTACATTACGCCGCTCGAGCGAGAGGACTTTGTGGAGCTGGCGGTCACGATGGACGATATTATCGACGGGATATACGCGGTAACCGTTCGTTTTAACCTGTACAACATCAAGGAAATCACCCCAACGATGCGCGAGTTCGCGAAAGATATTCGCGAGAGTGCCGTCGAGATCACGGAAGCGATTCGCAAATTGCATGACCGGAAACTGGTTCAGATCCGCGATCATATTAAGGCCTTGAACGTGTTGGAGAAGCATGCGGATCAGTTGCTTGTGGCAGCGCTTAGAACGTTGTTCGCCGAATACACGGACGCCTTGGAGGTTATTAAGCTCAAGGAAGTGTACGAGATCCTCGAAGATGTGACAGACAGATGTGAGGATGTCGCAGATGTCCTTGAATCCGTCATCTTAAAGAATGCGTAG
- a CDS encoding GntR family transcriptional regulator produces MHRYLEIRNQILNRIQNGDWSQGMQLPSETTLAKEYHTTRVTIRRALQLLEQEHVLTSRQGIGRFVAQSMTSKAAELSRLVDWRQFMREPNQDLRTVTIASHDITLSLEYAHWMQCPGQTAGYQFVQSRICASQTVSMSISIFCREQLPTKSGDGALLDALKRREEMSKYAESDILIPDESDPYANYLQDCEGDSATPILILRQLFLDWRHMPLFLRYDYLNLRVFSLHVTREKEPPTQHDVSRTPHHVLPRFATS; encoded by the coding sequence GTGCATCGCTATTTGGAAATTCGCAACCAGATTCTCAACCGTATCCAGAACGGCGACTGGTCGCAGGGGATGCAGTTACCCAGTGAAACCACGCTGGCGAAAGAATATCACACGACCCGCGTGACCATCCGTCGCGCGCTGCAGTTGTTGGAACAGGAACACGTCCTGACCTCTCGCCAAGGAATTGGGCGTTTCGTCGCACAGTCGATGACGTCAAAGGCCGCGGAGCTAAGCCGATTAGTGGACTGGCGGCAATTCATGCGAGAGCCAAATCAAGATTTGCGCACAGTCACCATTGCCTCACATGATATCACGCTTAGCCTTGAGTACGCACACTGGATGCAGTGCCCCGGACAGACGGCCGGCTATCAGTTTGTCCAGTCCCGTATTTGTGCAAGTCAGACAGTCTCCATGTCCATCTCGATCTTCTGTCGGGAACAGCTACCGACGAAAAGTGGTGATGGCGCGTTGCTCGATGCGTTAAAACGTCGTGAGGAAATGTCGAAGTACGCGGAATCGGATATTCTCATTCCTGATGAGAGTGATCCATACGCAAACTATTTACAAGACTGCGAGGGAGACTCGGCCACGCCGATACTCATCTTGCGTCAGTTGTTTTTGGATTGGCGGCACATGCCCCTCTTTCTCCGCTACGATTATCTGAATTTACGCGTCTTCTCCTTGCACGTGACTCGCGAGAAAGAACCACCTACGCAGCACGACGTATCGCGGACGCCCCACCACGTCTTGCCTCGGTTCGCGACTTCTTAG
- a CDS encoding DUF2306 domain-containing protein, whose translation MYRWFLGGLSALAVFWVVNTMLTTFVFDPADIHILIHKQLPPHFHRHLWQGVLGLHVISSSCTMLLGLVGFLRRPLPLFRRIHRANGYIYIGAVCIAALSAGYLAPQATGGEWTSFGFNVFEAVWVITTAMAYIKVRKQQRRAHVVWMIRSYSLAYFNTGIHLWFMILHRAFSIPYDVAYTSSVWLAGPTVLLLAEWVNWRFVRRTITPDRNFH comes from the coding sequence TTGTACCGATGGTTCCTGGGTGGTTTGTCCGCTCTCGCCGTATTCTGGGTGGTGAACACAATGCTCACCACATTTGTGTTCGATCCGGCCGACATCCACATCCTCATTCACAAGCAGTTACCGCCACACTTTCACCGCCATTTATGGCAGGGTGTGCTGGGGCTACATGTCATCTCGTCGTCGTGCACAATGCTGCTCGGCCTCGTCGGATTTCTTCGGCGACCGCTCCCTCTCTTCCGTCGAATCCATCGGGCAAACGGATATATATACATTGGCGCAGTTTGCATCGCCGCGCTGAGTGCAGGTTATTTAGCACCACAGGCAACAGGTGGGGAATGGACGAGTTTCGGATTCAACGTGTTTGAGGCCGTCTGGGTCATTACCACCGCGATGGCATACATCAAAGTCCGTAAACAACAGCGACGCGCGCATGTTGTGTGGATGATTCGCAGTTATTCACTCGCCTATTTCAATACCGGCATCCACCTATGGTTCATGATTCTCCACCGCGCGTTTTCTATCCCATATGATGTCGCCTACACCAGTTCCGTCTGGTTGGCGGGGCCAACTGTCCTCCTTCTCGCCGAATGGGTGAATTGGCGTTTCGTCCGACGCACCATTACACCCGACCGAAATTTTCACTAA
- a CDS encoding ArsR/SmtB family transcription factor gives MGYEIEFDASPAYELLSSLNLFLFNKGINGMKNLFTKRMNGTFRKAVAPHLAGAKQGLAAEALAILIWQCPDKTDTAAFIDWLAALDVDELHERLHPHVKNLSHLIPSLAEWQPKAVRWIQVWHHHYFSELESNWTKRAKDDLTSKQADLAQTTNQTEFVESVLQGVYVEAVPKLSRVLLIPGVHYAPANLRMDFRDTMLFVYPMSTGVTESGTRVMADLSRITKALSDEVRLLILSNLSVTPVRFTDIATQTGLPKSTLHNHLIHLRDAGFVRVHARLNKTDRYSLRYKAFSELTEMLSHFQAQLRSE, from the coding sequence ATGGGATATGAGATAGAATTTGACGCGAGTCCGGCCTATGAATTGCTGTCGAGCTTGAATCTGTTCCTGTTTAACAAGGGAATCAATGGAATGAAAAATCTCTTTACAAAGCGAATGAATGGCACATTTCGCAAGGCTGTAGCGCCACACTTAGCAGGTGCCAAACAGGGACTGGCCGCTGAAGCGCTAGCCATCCTCATCTGGCAGTGCCCCGACAAAACAGACACAGCTGCGTTTATCGACTGGTTGGCGGCGCTCGATGTCGATGAACTGCACGAGCGGCTTCATCCCCATGTCAAAAACTTATCACACCTCATTCCAAGTTTAGCGGAATGGCAACCCAAGGCTGTGCGCTGGATACAGGTTTGGCACCATCACTATTTCAGCGAATTGGAATCAAACTGGACAAAACGCGCAAAAGACGACCTCACATCGAAACAAGCCGATTTGGCGCAGACCACCAATCAGACAGAGTTCGTCGAATCTGTACTTCAGGGCGTCTATGTTGAGGCGGTTCCCAAACTGAGCAGGGTTTTGTTGATTCCAGGTGTTCACTATGCGCCGGCGAATTTGAGGATGGATTTTCGCGATACCATGCTGTTTGTCTATCCTATGTCAACGGGTGTAACGGAGTCCGGTACGCGCGTGATGGCAGATCTCTCCCGCATCACGAAGGCGCTGTCGGATGAAGTGCGACTTCTGATTCTATCCAATCTGTCCGTCACACCCGTTCGCTTTACGGACATCGCGACGCAAACCGGACTGCCGAAAAGTACGCTCCACAATCACCTGATTCATTTGCGTGACGCGGGTTTTGTCCGCGTCCATGCCCGCTTGAACAAAACGGATCGGTATAGCCTACGATACAAGGCATTTTCCGAATTAACCGAAATGCTGAGTCACTTTCAGGCACAACTTCGTTCCGAATAA
- a CDS encoding inorganic phosphate transporter: MLALIVLVVILALCFDFTNGFHDTANAIATSVSTRALSPRFAVFLAGTMNLIGALTFTGVAKTIGGKIADPLHVPHGTIVVLAAIIAAIAWNLFTWRVGIPSSSSHALIGALSGAVIGAAGFHAINYSGFLSIIEALVISPLAAFCLGYVIMWIFRLLFGARSLHRVNRPFRYLQMVTAGVQAFMHGTNDAQKTMGIITFALIAGGFQTTMNIPFWVKLVCAVAMGCGTATGGWRIIKTVGSKIIRIEPMNGFASDLTSSIIIFGFTLLKLPVSSTHVISSSIMGTGAAKRFNQVHWGVAGRIVIAWLITIPISGCLAAMIVRLFLV; this comes from the coding sequence ATGTTGGCACTGATTGTTCTCGTCGTAATCTTAGCTCTTTGTTTTGACTTCACGAATGGCTTTCACGATACAGCCAATGCAATTGCGACGAGTGTTTCGACGAGGGCGCTATCTCCGCGCTTTGCCGTTTTTTTAGCTGGTACGATGAACCTAATCGGTGCCCTGACGTTCACAGGTGTGGCCAAGACCATCGGTGGTAAAATTGCGGATCCGCTGCATGTCCCGCATGGTACTATCGTCGTGCTTGCGGCTATCATCGCGGCAATTGCCTGGAATTTGTTCACTTGGCGCGTCGGCATACCCAGTTCTTCATCGCACGCCTTGATCGGCGCACTCTCGGGCGCCGTGATTGGGGCCGCTGGTTTTCACGCCATCAATTATTCGGGCTTTTTATCGATTATTGAAGCGCTGGTGATTTCTCCGCTTGCGGCGTTCTGCTTGGGCTACGTCATCATGTGGATCTTTCGGCTGCTGTTTGGGGCGCGGTCATTGCATCGGGTCAACCGGCCATTTCGCTACTTGCAGATGGTTACGGCTGGTGTCCAAGCTTTTATGCACGGAACCAACGACGCCCAAAAGACCATGGGTATCATCACGTTCGCCCTGATTGCAGGTGGCTTTCAGACGACCATGAACATTCCATTTTGGGTCAAGCTCGTCTGTGCTGTTGCGATGGGGTGTGGAACTGCGACGGGTGGTTGGAGAATCATCAAAACGGTCGGGTCGAAAATTATTCGAATCGAGCCGATGAATGGTTTTGCTTCGGACTTGACCAGTTCCATTATCATCTTCGGGTTTACACTTTTGAAACTGCCGGTCAGTTCGACACATGTCATCTCCTCCTCGATTATGGGGACGGGCGCCGCGAAACGGTTTAACCAAGTTCACTGGGGCGTCGCAGGTCGAATCGTGATTGCGTGGCTGATTACGATTCCAATCAGCGGGTGTCTTGCGGCCATGATTGTTCGATTGTTTCTCGTGTAA
- a CDS encoding SGNH/GDSL hydrolase family protein: MQLEPRSKLLMIGDSITDCGRQRPGGEGAFEALGNGYVSVVDAFLKAAYPAHVIRVVNKGIGGNTVLDLQSRWQADVLDQKPDYVSMMIGVNDVWRHFDQPTMLEAHVHRETYESVLDELVASTKPVVRHVYLLSPFYLETNKSDAMRSMVDAYGESMRAVAAKHGATFVDVQAAFDAVLSELYTAAWSRDRVHPNLAGHVVIARAFLAAIGFDWQGTP, from the coding sequence ATGCAACTGGAGCCTAGGAGCAAATTGTTGATGATCGGCGACTCGATTACGGACTGCGGTCGCCAAAGGCCAGGTGGGGAAGGGGCATTTGAAGCACTTGGCAATGGATATGTCAGTGTCGTCGACGCGTTCTTGAAGGCAGCCTATCCGGCTCACGTGATCCGAGTCGTCAATAAAGGGATTGGCGGCAATACGGTGCTCGACCTGCAATCGCGTTGGCAAGCGGATGTGCTGGACCAGAAACCGGATTACGTCAGTATGATGATCGGTGTCAACGATGTCTGGCGACACTTTGACCAACCGACTATGCTGGAGGCGCACGTTCACCGCGAGACCTATGAGTCGGTGTTAGACGAGCTGGTCGCATCGACGAAACCAGTCGTTCGGCACGTCTATCTACTCAGTCCATTTTATCTAGAGACGAACAAAAGCGATGCCATGCGGAGCATGGTGGATGCGTATGGCGAATCGATGCGCGCCGTCGCCGCTAAGCACGGTGCCACGTTTGTCGATGTGCAGGCGGCATTTGACGCGGTATTGTCCGAATTGTATACGGCAGCGTGGTCGCGAGACAGAGTCCACCCAAATTTGGCTGGGCACGTCGTCATTGCGCGCGCCTTCTTGGCTGCCATAGGGTTTGATTGGCAAGGTACGCCATAA
- a CDS encoding amino acid permease, with product MIAIGGAIGTGLFVASGSSISDAGPGGALVAYMVVGIMVYFVMTGLGEMATFMPVAGSFERYASRFVDPALGFALGWNYWYTWAVTVPAELAAGSIVMKYWFPNSSSILWSAIFLVLLLLLNVVSVRGYGEGEFWFASVKVLTIIVFLVVGVLMIFGVFTGRGVGFHTFNLGGSPFHGGALATFSTFLAAGFAFQGTELVGLAAGESDDPKRNVPRAIRQVFWRILIFYVLAIFVIGMLIPYTDPNLLKSDVNNVAVSPFTLILQRAGLAIAASVMNAVILTAVLSAGNSAVYASTRMLWALAKEGKAPRVFARLTRRGIPIYALIVTMVIGFVAFLASLYGNGVVYNWMLNAASLTGFLAWLGIAISHWRFRRAYVAQGRDLRDLAYRAKWYPFGPLFATILCIVVIVGQDYTAFTGGHVQWAGVVATYVGVPLFLVLWIGYKLVRKTKVIPLQECDFDTAE from the coding sequence ATGATTGCAATTGGTGGCGCTATCGGGACCGGTCTTTTTGTCGCAAGTGGATCATCCATCAGCGACGCGGGGCCTGGCGGCGCACTGGTGGCGTATATGGTCGTTGGCATCATGGTCTACTTCGTGATGACGGGGCTTGGCGAAATGGCGACCTTTATGCCCGTTGCGGGCTCCTTCGAGCGCTATGCGTCTCGTTTTGTCGATCCGGCCCTCGGCTTCGCACTTGGCTGGAATTATTGGTACACGTGGGCGGTGACGGTGCCGGCTGAATTGGCGGCGGGCAGTATTGTGATGAAATATTGGTTTCCAAACTCTTCCTCGATTCTGTGGAGCGCCATTTTCCTCGTTCTCCTGCTGCTGCTCAACGTGGTGTCGGTGCGGGGGTACGGAGAGGGCGAGTTCTGGTTTGCCAGTGTAAAAGTTTTGACCATCATCGTGTTTTTAGTGGTCGGCGTGCTGATGATTTTTGGTGTGTTCACAGGCCGCGGTGTCGGCTTTCATACGTTTAACCTGGGCGGCTCGCCGTTTCACGGCGGGGCACTAGCGACGTTTAGCACGTTTTTGGCTGCTGGATTTGCGTTTCAGGGCACGGAGTTGGTTGGCTTGGCGGCTGGCGAGAGTGATGACCCGAAGCGAAATGTACCGCGCGCCATCCGGCAGGTGTTCTGGCGTATTTTGATTTTTTACGTATTGGCGATTTTCGTCATTGGCATGTTGATTCCGTATACGGATCCGAACTTGCTAAAAAGTGACGTGAACAATGTGGCGGTCAGCCCATTTACGCTGATTTTGCAGCGAGCGGGGCTGGCGATTGCGGCGTCGGTGATGAACGCGGTCATTCTGACCGCAGTTTTGTCCGCGGGCAACTCGGCTGTGTACGCCTCGACCAGGATGTTGTGGGCCTTGGCGAAAGAAGGGAAGGCGCCACGCGTGTTCGCGCGGCTCACGCGGCGAGGGATTCCCATTTATGCACTGATTGTGACGATGGTCATTGGATTTGTCGCATTTTTGGCCTCGCTCTACGGCAACGGGGTCGTGTACAACTGGATGTTGAACGCCGCCAGTTTGACCGGTTTTCTCGCGTGGCTGGGCATTGCGATTAGCCACTGGCGTTTTCGCAGAGCCTATGTGGCACAGGGGCGAGATTTGCGGGATTTGGCGTACCGCGCAAAATGGTATCCGTTTGGGCCGCTGTTCGCGACGATTTTGTGCATTGTTGTCATCGTGGGTCAAGATTACACTGCGTTTACTGGCGGCCACGTACAATGGGCGGGCGTCGTTGCGACTTATGTGGGCGTGCCACTGTTCCTGGTTCTCTGGATTGGGTACAAACTGGTGCGCAAGACGAAGGTGATTCCACTTCAGGAATGCGACTTTGACACCGCGGAGTAA
- a CDS encoding M3 family oligoendopeptidase: MEAVEKQFQSLVQQLREATSAAAQNDRIEEILKLRSRLSTMSNLVEVRNSIDTRDAFYKAEKQFFDENSPRIEALNQLFYQAIVESPFRRELADRWGEQLLRVAEVTLKTFRPDVMADLQRENELASQYVDLMASAEITFEGQTWTLEQMVPFESSPDRDVRKRAAEAKWRFFEDHSETFDKIYDELVHVRTAIARKLGYENFVELGYFRMTRTDYDQEMVANFRKQVRELIVPVATKLRARQQARIGVDQLRYYDEVLSFLTGNPAPKGDADWIVAQAKQMYSELSPETNEFFQFMLDSELLDLVAKKGKAVGGFCTTFQDYKAPFIFSNFNGTYGDVTVLTHEAGHAFQGYASRHYLVPEYAFPTSEAAEIHSMSMEFFTWPWMNLFFKEETEKFQFMHLAEALLFIPYGVAVDEYQHFVYSHPDATPEQRKEAWRRIERVYLPHRDYEDNAFLEGGGYWQRQLHIYLYPFYYIDYTLAQICAFQYWTRANENREAAWKDYLKICKIGGSQSFLEIVREGGLQSPFENGCVAAVIGQIEAWLDGVDDRQF; encoded by the coding sequence ATGGAAGCGGTTGAGAAACAGTTTCAGTCGCTGGTGCAGCAACTGCGGGAAGCGACGAGCGCCGCAGCTCAAAATGACCGAATTGAGGAAATTCTCAAGTTGCGCAGCCGATTGTCTACGATGAGCAACTTGGTGGAAGTGCGCAACAGTATTGATACACGCGATGCATTTTATAAAGCGGAAAAGCAGTTTTTTGACGAGAACTCACCTCGTATTGAGGCTTTAAATCAGTTGTTTTATCAGGCGATAGTCGAGTCTCCGTTCCGTCGGGAGTTGGCGGATAGGTGGGGAGAGCAGTTGCTGCGCGTCGCTGAAGTGACGCTCAAGACGTTTCGTCCTGATGTGATGGCTGATTTGCAGAGGGAAAATGAGCTTGCGAGCCAATACGTCGATTTGATGGCGTCGGCCGAAATCACCTTTGAGGGTCAGACGTGGACGCTTGAGCAGATGGTGCCATTTGAATCGAGTCCAGATAGGGACGTGCGAAAACGGGCCGCAGAGGCGAAATGGAGATTTTTTGAGGATCACAGCGAAACGTTCGACAAAATTTACGACGAATTGGTACACGTGCGAACGGCCATTGCCCGCAAACTTGGCTATGAGAATTTTGTTGAACTGGGCTATTTTCGGATGACGCGAACGGATTACGACCAAGAGATGGTCGCGAATTTCCGCAAGCAAGTACGCGAGTTGATTGTCCCTGTCGCGACAAAATTGCGAGCGCGTCAACAGGCGCGCATCGGCGTAGACCAGTTGCGCTATTACGATGAGGTATTGTCGTTCTTGACCGGCAATCCGGCGCCAAAGGGCGACGCAGACTGGATTGTCGCGCAGGCAAAACAGATGTACTCGGAGTTGTCGCCCGAGACGAACGAGTTCTTTCAGTTTATGTTGGACTCGGAGTTGCTGGATTTGGTGGCGAAAAAGGGGAAAGCAGTCGGCGGTTTTTGTACGACGTTTCAGGACTACAAGGCGCCGTTCATTTTCTCGAATTTCAATGGCACGTACGGGGATGTCACGGTGCTTACCCACGAGGCGGGACACGCGTTTCAGGGCTACGCCAGCCGCCATTACCTGGTTCCGGAATACGCATTTCCAACGTCGGAGGCTGCCGAAATCCACTCCATGAGTATGGAGTTTTTCACCTGGCCGTGGATGAATTTGTTCTTTAAAGAAGAGACGGAGAAATTTCAATTTATGCACCTCGCGGAGGCGCTCTTGTTTATCCCTTACGGTGTTGCTGTCGATGAGTACCAACACTTCGTCTATAGCCATCCGGATGCGACTCCAGAGCAGAGAAAGGAAGCCTGGCGGCGGATCGAACGGGTCTATTTGCCACATCGAGATTACGAAGATAACGCCTTTCTGGAGGGCGGCGGTTATTGGCAGAGACAGCTACACATCTACCTTTATCCGTTCTACTATATCGATTACACGCTTGCCCAGATCTGCGCATTTCAGTACTGGACGCGGGCAAATGAAAATCGCGAGGCGGCCTGGAAGGACTATCTGAAGATCTGCAAGATAGGTGGAAGTCAGTCGTTCCTGGAAATTGTTCGCGAAGGTGGATTGCAATCACCATTTGAGAACGGCTGTGTAGCTGCCGTCATCGGGCAGATTGAAGCTTGGCTCGACGGTGTGGACGACCGTCAATTCTAG
- a CDS encoding amino acid permease, which translates to MTGVRETMDNHERQHGLRRSLKTRHIQMLAFGGVIGVGLFYGSAVSVQLAGPAVLLDFVVCGVIVAIVMRALAEMTIAEPAAGSFSIYAKRLFGERMGFVTSGMWWFYWVATVMSELSAIGKLIQVWFPSVPAWVPGLCALVLFTASNLLVVRVFGEIEYWFSVLKLLAVGVFMLFGVLMMATPLFHQGGPLGVANLYTGGGFFANGIMGTVMALSLVVQTYSGIETLAVEAGESARPKQNLRRAFSAVTWRVLIVYIGSMFVMLCAFPWTYLANHSGSPYALMFARVGIPIAAGLVNLIIILSGLSSCNTGLYGGSRMLYSMAHQELLSNRFSRLSRRAVPVFAVWTTALAISVGILITYLDSNHAYVWITSASAFASLWTWFVILLEHVRYRRLLRRGVAGVSDPPVPIWSYVGMILLIGTFVFIVWSPLTRVSVFAGVVFLFALWLFHWLRAKVRRRIL; encoded by the coding sequence GTGACAGGCGTGCGCGAAACGATGGACAATCATGAGCGACAGCATGGGCTTCGTAGAAGCCTGAAGACAAGGCATATTCAAATGCTTGCGTTCGGCGGTGTGATTGGGGTCGGGCTGTTTTATGGATCAGCGGTATCCGTGCAGTTGGCAGGGCCAGCCGTGCTATTGGATTTTGTTGTATGTGGCGTGATTGTCGCCATCGTCATGCGTGCGCTTGCGGAGATGACGATTGCAGAGCCTGCGGCGGGATCGTTTAGCATCTACGCAAAACGACTGTTCGGTGAGCGCATGGGGTTCGTGACGTCCGGCATGTGGTGGTTTTATTGGGTGGCGACGGTGATGTCGGAGCTCTCAGCGATTGGCAAGCTGATTCAGGTCTGGTTTCCGAGCGTCCCGGCTTGGGTGCCTGGATTGTGCGCGCTCGTGTTGTTTACCGCCAGCAATCTCTTAGTGGTGCGGGTGTTTGGTGAAATCGAGTATTGGTTCTCCGTGCTAAAACTGTTGGCGGTTGGTGTATTTATGTTGTTTGGTGTCCTCATGATGGCGACCCCGCTTTTTCATCAAGGCGGGCCGCTTGGCGTCGCCAATTTGTATACAGGCGGCGGATTTTTTGCGAACGGCATCATGGGTACGGTGATGGCCCTGTCGCTCGTCGTGCAGACGTACAGTGGCATCGAGACCCTTGCCGTGGAGGCCGGTGAGTCGGCGCGGCCAAAGCAAAATCTGCGCCGCGCGTTTTCTGCGGTCACGTGGCGGGTGCTCATTGTCTATATCGGATCGATGTTCGTCATGCTCTGCGCCTTCCCATGGACGTATTTGGCGAACCACAGCGGCAGTCCATACGCGCTGATGTTTGCACGCGTGGGCATTCCGATTGCGGCCGGGCTCGTCAATCTCATCATCATTCTCTCTGGCCTCTCCTCCTGTAACACAGGCCTTTACGGCGGCAGCCGGATGCTTTACTCGATGGCCCATCAGGAACTGCTCAGCAACCGCTTCTCTCGTTTAAGTCGTCGCGCGGTGCCTGTATTTGCGGTCTGGACGACAGCGCTCGCGATTTCCGTTGGCATTCTGATTACTTATCTCGATTCCAACCACGCCTACGTCTGGATCACCAGCGCCTCTGCATTTGCCTCACTGTGGACCTGGTTTGTCATCCTCCTTGAGCACGTGCGTTATCGTAGGCTCTTGCGGCGCGGTGTGGCGGGTGTGTCGGATCCGCCTGTGCCCATTTGGTCCTACGTCGGCATGATTTTGCTGATTGGTACGTTTGTGTTTATTGTGTGGTCTCCGCTGACAAGGGTGTCGGTGTTCGCTGGTGTTGTCTTTCTTTTCGCACTTTGGCTATTTCATTGGTTACGCGCGAAGGTAAGGCGGCGGATTCTGTAG
- a CDS encoding aldo/keto reductase: protein MEYTKLGRTGLNVSRLCLGTMNFGPETDEKEAFRIMDAALDAGINFFDTANVYGGEGHRGRTEEIIGRWFAQGGGRRERVVLATKVYNFMEDPLDGPNGGRGLSAYKIRRHLEGSLRRLQTDHVELYQMHHVDLSVGWDELWGAFEVAIQQGKVGYIGSSNFAGWHLAVAQAAAKERHFLGLVSEQHKYNLLTREPELEVLPAALGHGIGVIPWSPLEGGLLGRNALTKSGARSARAQDRVEKLRPQLEAFANLAKELGEHQDTIALAWLLTHPAVTAPIIGPRTLAQLEDSLRVVELKLTDDVLAKLDEIFPGPGKPAPEAYAW from the coding sequence ATGGAGTACACAAAGTTGGGAAGAACGGGTCTGAATGTCAGCCGTCTGTGTCTGGGCACGATGAATTTCGGCCCCGAAACTGACGAAAAAGAGGCATTCCGCATCATGGACGCCGCGCTGGACGCAGGCATCAACTTCTTCGACACGGCCAACGTCTACGGCGGTGAAGGTCATCGCGGGCGCACCGAAGAGATTATCGGGCGCTGGTTCGCGCAAGGCGGCGGTCGACGCGAACGCGTCGTGCTCGCTACGAAAGTCTACAATTTCATGGAGGATCCGCTCGATGGCCCGAACGGCGGACGCGGCCTGTCCGCGTACAAGATTCGCCGCCATTTGGAAGGCTCTCTTCGCCGCCTGCAGACGGATCATGTGGAACTCTATCAAATGCACCATGTCGATTTAAGTGTTGGTTGGGACGAACTGTGGGGCGCCTTCGAGGTCGCGATTCAGCAGGGGAAAGTCGGCTACATCGGGTCCAGCAACTTCGCTGGGTGGCACCTGGCCGTCGCACAAGCCGCTGCCAAGGAACGCCACTTCCTCGGCCTCGTCTCCGAACAACACAAATACAACCTCCTCACGCGCGAACCCGAATTGGAAGTGTTGCCGGCGGCACTCGGCCACGGCATTGGCGTGATTCCATGGAGCCCGCTTGAAGGGGGCCTGCTCGGCCGCAACGCCCTTACGAAATCCGGAGCGCGCAGTGCCCGTGCACAAGACCGCGTGGAGAAACTGCGCCCGCAACTCGAGGCGTTTGCCAACCTCGCCAAGGAACTCGGTGAACACCAAGATACCATCGCTCTGGCTTGGTTATTGACGCACCCCGCAGTGACGGCGCCGATTATCGGCCCACGCACGCTTGCACAGTTGGAAGACTCTTTGCGCGTCGTCGAACTCAAGCTCACTGACGACGTCCTTGCAAAACTGGACGAAATCTTCCCGGGCCCCGGAAAACCGGCGCCAGAAGCTTACGCCTGGTAA